Genomic segment of Mercurialis annua linkage group LG6, ddMerAnnu1.2, whole genome shotgun sequence:
CAAATCTCAAGTCAAATCTACTCCTCTGTTCAATAGATGTTTATCACATGCTGCTTCTTTGTAAACAGAGCCTTCAGCATCATTATATGGGTTCAACATTCCAACactaacaaaaatttatactccctaattgaaatgtcaaatgttacatactaattaataaatttatctgAAAGAAGCAAGGTTGAAAAGGCTGTACTCGAGACGGTGAAACTCAAGCAGGAGATCTAGCATTAAAAATGTGGATGATAATAAAAAGTAGGTGATATAGCATTAAAAATGTTATTGATACTAAAGATCTAGCATTTAATAATGTAACCAACCACTTGAGagaaatgtcaaaaaaaaaaactcgagAGACAGAAAATCCATACCCAAACAGCCAAGGTTCTCTTCTCTTAGTGTCTTGATGTGCATGGGCTCGAAAGAAAGGATAGTAAGCACCAAGTTGATACCAGCGAACTAGTAATTCAGGCTCTGGATTCCCAAAGAATCCACCAACATCCGCACCTAAAGGGACGAGGGAACCAATGTGGTCAGCTGTGACCATCCACGGGAAAGATGCTCAACAGTTTGTATCAAAGTAGGGATATAATAAATACCAGAGAATGACATTCCAGTTATACTAAGCGTCAAAATCATTGGAACTGAGACCCTCAAGTGATCCCAATCTGCTGTGTTGTCACCAGTCCAAACAGCTCCATGCCTTTGACTGCCAGCAAAGAATGCTCTTGATAAAACAAAGGGCCGATCATTGCCATCTCCGCGCTTTAGAAGCCCATCAGCTGTTGCCATGTGGAAGTAGAGCCCGTAGGAATTATGCAACTCCCTGTGTTCCGCGCCTCCATAATGCAAAGCATCTCTTGGCATTGTCACCTGATCAAAATAGATAATAGTTCAGTTCCTTAAAGACTCTTTCTTCCTTATTTGAAATATTCAACTCTATATTCCGTTTTAGAAAAGCATAAACAGATTAGCAATtcaaaaagtttcataaaaaatatattattattccAAAATCTTCAACGAAACTCATTTCAGCTAGAGCTCTGAAATCTTTCACTTGCAATTAAATAGGTGACAACAGAGAGATAGCCAGCTTAAATTTTTGAGTTCCCTTTTACATAAAAATGTCGcaatgttttttattattagctCCAAAATGTACAAAAAAAACTACAATATTGCCTGTAAACCATTTAACGCCTACAGGTTGTAAACTTGTAATTGTTGTAAATTCTAGCAACCATAATGTTCCCTCGATTATTTGGACTTCTGATAGTGAGCTAAATCCACATCTGTAGTGACAAACGAATATGATCTAGGGATGGAATCTTTCGGAGTACATATAGCAGATATCCGAATCATGGGTTTAAATAACGATAATGGCTGCAATCACCGTAGCTATTGTGATTGTGACAGTCATAACAATAATAGAGAACAGCATGTCAcactgattttatttttattttttttgagaaaaaaatagaaagtgtgaaaattagaatttaaaggagttaaatgaaaataaaatatacaaaaatattttgtgCATAACTTAAATGACAGAAAacatttaattagtaaatttacATCCTAATTCAACAAACTTCACttataaagaaacaaaaagcAACAACTTTCAATACAAAGCTGGTGGCCCTTAACAAAATTCAATGTTCACTAAGTTTTACCAagaaataaaagattaaaagataaatgaaacTAATTATgaacaaataaatataatcgGGAAAACAATCATAGAAAATTTAGTacaaaattttagaaatttatccTATTATGATAAGTTCCTATTTATAATATTGTAACTTCTAATATTGAGTTTAATAGTTTCTATGAAAGATCTTACTGCTCAGTGACTCATGCTAGttcctataaaaattaatataggaTAGTTTGGGGTAAACAGTAAATTATAGAAGCTAATGAATTTGATATTAAACTTATGATAAACATGAGATTTCAAATCTGAATTgtaaggaaaaataaaaatcaacacTTGGAAGGGTCCCAAGCAATCACACCTAAAATTTGGTGAATTCGGTCAATATAATTTGGAATAGCAAACTTGCTAAAATTGTATTAAATCTTAATtcctacaaaaaaaaatactacaaGGTGAAGTACTTATCAATTCAAAAGAAGCCTAATAAGTTTATATGTAATCCTAAATCAGAAAAATTCAACTAATACTAACTAGACAAATAGtataatactaataataaaatttatgtgtGCAAgccaataattataaaaacttCATAAATAATTCAAATGGAGATTCTTTGTCATAATTACACATAAAAATtctaatttcaaatttcatgTCCCGTGTCACAAACAGACCCTTTAAAAGCTATTAGGTGGTTTTTACTGTAAAAGAATATCTTGGTTCCAATATTTTCTCTTgacactcttttgtttctctGTAATTTCATACTTTTAATGGAAATAACATGGTTAACAATAAAAGCTGATGGATAATCAATATTACGAGGTCAGAGCGCACcatgatatataaaaaaagtgaaacaaatGGTAAATGAAGGTTTCACGAGCAATTGTAAGGCTATCATCTTACGGTTATATTATTGCAAACTATTATgactataaatattaataataagttACTGCCATAAGAAAACCAAGGAGCATACCTCTGGTCCATTGAACACAGAAGGCTCATTCATATCATTCCAAATATACAACGAAGGTGTCGAACCAACGTACTCTTTGTAGGAGAATTTATCACCCCACCACGATCTTATCTCCGGATTCACCATATCTAAGTAGGAAGATGAACCAGGCCAACACCATCCATCATAATCATTCCCTTTTGAATCTTTCACATAGTATCCTTTCTCAGAAGCCTGCTTATGCAAAAAGAATGAATCATCCCGCTTAACATGAGGGTCGACAATAGTCACCATGTGCCTACCCTTTGCAGCCAATTTCTTTTGCATCTCCTCTGGATGTGGAAACAACACTGAATCCCACGTAAAGTATCGCTTGCCATCAGTATGCTCAATATCAAGCCATAGAACATCATACGGAATATCATGTTCATCAAATTTAGAATCCACATTCGCAACGTCTTCCTCATCCCTATAATTCCACCTACATTGATGATAAGCAATCGAAAAAAGCTGCGGCATCGAAGGATTTCCAGTCACACTGGTATACTGACTCACAACATCCTTAGGACCAGGACCTACAAAGAAAAACGTATCGACAATCCCAGCCTCACTCATCCAAAACGTATCAATCCTCCCCTGACTAGAGGGCAGAGAAATCCCTGACTCAGCATCCCATCCATCTCCAAGAACATCAATCTGCATTTCCGCAGCATTCAACCAGAAAAACCCGGAGCTTCTCCCACTCTTACCATGACCAATCATAAACGGAATCGACCCATAAAGTCCGAAAGGGGAATCATGCAAAAACTCAAACACATCCAAATTAAACAGTCTATAAGGCTCAGAAAACTCAACTCCAGGGCCTCTAGTCGGCTTCAACGCAAGACTTGTAGCATGCTCCGGTATACCAGTAACAATATCAGCATCATAAAACGATACATCAAAGCTAATAGACTGCGGACCGTACGGCCGCGAGTCGGTATGACTCCTAAATGACTCCTCCCATTCATCTCCTTCTTTTTTAACTCCTAATTGCTCAAAATCAAATAACTGATGAGAATTCAACGAAATTAAACGCTTACCGTTACGGTTTTTCTCCCGAATATATAACTCGAAAGGATCATGACGGAGAACAACCTCGTAACCGTCCGACAAGTAAACAACCGACGACGGAGTAGCATCACCATCGATTATCTCCGACGTAATCCTCTGTAGCCAGAGCTTCTTGCTCTCAAATTCTGAAACGATCACGTCGGGGACTTGGAATCGTTTTTTTACTGAGTCGGGCTCGTCGATCTTGAGCCTAACGATTCCGCCTTGGTAAATCGAGAGGCGGAGAATCAACGGCTGGATTTGATCTGAATCTGGAGGATTTTTAATGAGCTTGGCGGTGACGTCACCGTCTGAGATGGTGACGTCATTGGCGAGTAAGGAACACTCGCCGGGCTTACGAGAGCGGGCGCGTTTGCAGAAGGGGGTTTGGTTGCAGTTTCTGAACTCGTCTTTTTTCCAGGAGAAGACTGTTTGGGAGCCGAGAAAAAGGAGGAGAATAGTGTAGAAATGGAGAGTTCTCATGTTAGTTAAGAGAACAGAAGAAACCCTAGAAATGGagatttttttggattttttatgaTGTGAAGCTCACTGGTTTTCTCTGGTAGCAAATGCAATGAGACTGCAGGAATTTGAGGAAGATGGATAAAACGTAGTCGTTTAATTGTTGTTGACCGGGGTGTAAACGGGCTATGTCAAGCCCATGTTATGCAAAGCTCGAGCTCCAATGGGCTATATTCTCAAGCCCTGAGCTCTTCAATTGATGTACAATAGGTATGTTTTGGCTCGCGAGCCTCTTCTGATGCTCAAGATGAAACTTGAAAAGTTTGATCTCGAACTATGcttaaattttcaattcaattttgaatttgttttgaagtGATCTCGAATAATTTATGAACAATTCAACTCGTTTACATTTATGTTGTTGACACCGAAATGACAGAACAATCGATTGATTTTTAGTTCAGTTTTTCTTTGCATTAATTTCATTCGGttcgataaattttaaatgtcaAATTATTGTccgatcaaattttttaatatttttaattaaaaatatttaaaaaaattgatcattTTACAAttcagtttaaaatttaaaggttGCAATAAAatttaggctaataatcacccattgCCCTAGACTTTTGAAGATCTGTGCACAAAATTTCATGATGTTTAAAAACAGGCATAAAACCagctgatctttgtggcggcgttATTTCAAACTTTATATAAAGAAAAAGTAAGATAAgctatttcaaaatttatataaataatactataatttaactaacaataattttttttaacttttatctCAGTAATGTCATTTATATTTACTTATATACATTcactcatttaattatttattttttaatttaatctattTGATATATTAACTTGTAAATTTATCCACTTAATATCTAAGATAATTGGGAGTGTATGCCctcaaatacataaattttttaatttttctcaagTTTAATTGGGAGTGTATGCCCTCAAATGATACTTAATGTAATAATTTtatggcctaatgtcttaaaaaaccccgaccttttagccccttttcaatcataccctgacgttgtaaatttgtcaattttaccctattttgcatttttgtgtttcaattgtaccctgaaaaattaaattaacgtcttttgcgtttggaaatttgtttaaaacattctacatgtctcgcatatattaattgtatatttttaaaatttatttaaatttagttaaattaattaagaatttaaattagtgttaatttgattatggtttttagttagtttttaaaaataaaggacttatttgtacttttttgaataaaaaagaatttaatttcatgtttagacttaattaattgaatgatttcatcatttaagtaaaaaaattaacaaaaatttaaatattggggtacaattgaaaacagaaaattcaaaagtgggtaaaattgacaaattttcaacgtcagggtagaattgaaaaaaagtttaaaggtgaggggtttttgagtgattaggcctaattttattattactttaTCTATGTGTTATTAATCTAAATGAACTTgaaaaaaatggttaaaaattaGATTTAAGGAGAGCAATTTCCGaaactattgttttttttaatccaaaattattgtttttataattgtgTGATCTCTTCTTATCCATATAGGACAAGTATGTGAACTAAATAGATGTCATGAATGTATCTTTTTAATCTGAAGTGTAACGTGGTTAAAGTACATTTTGACCACTAAACTTATACATTTTCACACATTTGACTTTTTATCTTTCAATTTGACCTCTTTAACGTCCcgccttttaaaattttatattaaactcTTGTTTGTTATGAAAAAATgctttattttaattctaattagcgaactttcaatttttgaaataaattatttttaatgtttaagaAAATAACTGGTTTTATCTTATTCAATAAAAGATaagtagaaaataaaaataaataaatatgttaaaataaaaattaaaaaaattaaaatcaaaaattgtgtaaaaaatcacttttatttgtatatataaaaaaataagataaaatactcaatatataattatttttattttttttatccatcAGACTCCATTTTTCAGTCGAACCCATTTGACCCTCCTTTTTTCGATTTTGATGAGGTGTTGAATTAGGTGGCAGTCCAATTAGTCAATTACATTTTCATGGCAATTCTATAATTTTTAGGTGATTTATTGGCTTGCTGAATTTGATTAGTAATTTATATGGTTAAGTCATTTAACCTGTTAATATTGGATTGGATATGCTTTTAAAAAGCGTTTAAACATTGCAAATATACAAATAAGGCATGTGATATTCATATAAGTTTAAAGATACTTTTAAATCTTATAAACTTGAGTGTCTGACACTCGATGTGATTTGGCTGTTGAGATGATCGGAATCAGGATCGGTCAGAACACGGAAGTTTTTCGTCTCGTCTATACAGATCTGCTAGTTCAGATCGGGGTCATTACCGGTTTCGAATGAACCTGGAATCACGTTTGGAAACTGCTGGTTTTGTCGGGTTTGGACTTCAGGGCCCGAGTGATTAGGCATATTATAATTGTGGGCTTCGAGACCCAAAATAAATTGGGACAGGCCCATTacaatactaattaaaattctacAACTAATTACATAACCGTGGGCTCAAACGGTGCCAAATTCCAAGTTCAAACGAAcccaaaaacacaaaaacaagtCTGGATTGAAGTATGAAGATCTAATAACGCTTCCAGATCGAGAAACAGAGGGCACCACGACGCCACCTCACATTGACGGCTGCGCCAATGTAAGGGATGACACCAGTTCGTCGTCCGGTTTGAATTTTCAtgtaaaacactaaaaaaaggcataaaacacacaaaatagatgtaataccccaaagtaattaattatttaattggaccacgtgtccagttttgagacGCCAAAATGGCGATATCGGAAGATTTTCCGATAAGatttagataaataagttttaactAGGTCGATTCTGAGAGATTTATAATGACGTATTTAATATTATCTCCTAGCtagaaagttggaattggaataaaaaggggaaatgtcaagaaaagcccaaaataaagtacaggactaaagtggtaatttagccactacgtctcaaaaatggaaatttataagttttgacgggaaaatattaatattgaaattcgtattatttatcggatataaataatacgtataagttatgattaaagagttaattgatttagttttggactaaatcgaacaaaagaaaagttcaaggttaatttgtaacaaataaagaaaataaggaTTGAAGGGATGatttaaccaaatatatataagaaaCTTAATATGAAAAGAAAGAATCGGAAGAAGAGAGGAGAAGGAAATCCAGAAGCTTCATCGTTCctcaccgtcgtttcgccgccgtttctccgttcggcgtccgtttcggacgatttttgtggcgatctcttcggaattgaaagctccATCTTTCCcgggcatcaaatcaaggtaagagatCGATATATGGTGCGAAAACAGTAGGTTTTGGAGCTGTTTCTTTTTAAGATTTGAGGTTAAGCTTAAATTTGTcggttttgatgtttttgaagtGTAAAACGATGAATTATGGATTAAAATGAATTGGGTATGTATTGGTGTAAGTTTAGGAAGTTTTGGAGCCCCGAAAATGGTCCGAAAGTGCCGGAAAAACgctgcacacgtcggtgcacgacgtgctgcacttcagcacgtcgtgctggtgcgcgacgtgcaccacagggtgcacgacgtgcaccatgaagggcacgacgtgcaccatgaagggcacgacgtgcaccatgaagggcacgacgtgcccttcacaaaaattgaagggcacgacgtgccctacctcGACCAGAAcctccgtgggacttccgggagcgaaaatgagcctccgatagcttgattttggcatgaaactcagtcaaatgttttaaaatgaatataaaacattatagaaatgaatgttaatatgataagtaagaattcagttaagaaagttatataattctcgagtacgaggaatagtactcgataagtcgtaagtacgactaaggatcattGAGTATACGAGCGAACTAGAAGTGGAAtctaatgaaactaaaccctaaaacttaaaagtattatacgtataggaatacgagattcacgtctaatcagtaaacgttaattatttatcagacgtgtcagcgagcagagatgtcagtagacgtggactaGCGAAGGCATATCATTTTatagaccacgtcattgattggattgcggtcactgtgagttgcactttactttcgtgtattatacataGAAAGTTATTTTGtgtagatatatatatatatatatactgtttacacgcatcgcattatatataattgatttaaatgttatatgctttattaatttttatatacgagaactagtatgcgatccgaagaaactagctacctattgggtgtcaataggctgtgtgatcaccagtatcgagtcagtctagtatatttgcatttgagaaatgacttgacacacctgggagctgttgatgattataaaatttatgtggctgggccaccagcgagttagactcgcgattgatatttacgattgggtttttgatacgagtgagtactcggctacggtgtagtctggagtccccgtatctagtggctgggccaccagcgagttagactcgcgattgatatttacgattggattgaatgataatgattattcgagaaatgtgtcgcatgctaggatattagtttcgtacggatcaaatacctgtttatatggtttatattattgttttattgagatgcgatgctatgtttttataataataccgttagtaaatgcaaactcgctcagtattttcccaaatactgacccctcacttttgatgtctcacaggtgcttagtgtctggACCTAGTTAGAGGTCAAAGTTTTGAGATCCGGAAGttagctgtgtatgtatagtcctcgacttccgtagtgctgcagtagtggtccagtgtgacagagtcgtagcctgaCAGCGGTACATTTTAATTGTACATATCCTTGTTGTCTTGTTTATAAGTTTTGATAGGGTACGTGTTTTGTGTTTTACTCACGGCCCGAAGTGTCGGTGATATGttctgagacactaactgatgtatatagtaccgcgaggccagttcgtacggggtacggtaactagagcccgcgaggttaaaagaacagttagtgtaaatgtttgtacatatatgatatgtatattgcttctgttgctttgtgttatttgttcattatttgcgaaaaattaatagtggtttaaggcttgctacgggttctggaGCTATCACTCCCGTTTCCTAGCACCGatctcggctcaatattttgggtcgtgacaatagaTGCTGGAATTGAAGTCTAAACATCCCAAGTATTTAGAAACACCCTAATATAATCACATTTGATGGCAATTATGTCaagatttaattaatatttaatgtaaggttaattaatttataCCAATTGTGTCTGATCACATAGGGCCCTCTAACATCAATTGTCcatgactttgatgaattagcTTTTCTATTTTTGATCATATAATTATAAAGCGAGTGAAGACAACATCATTTTCTTCAAGAAAAATTATCACTCCACAATTCTTCACATTATTCACTCTCCCCCTCTTTTTGTACGTCAATTTGACCTGAATTCCacattaagaaagtagttaatcttttatctttattataaaaaaaatattgtcattgaatattatgtatatacaaataaaatcatttaataattaTCTAGTTGAGACTTGACTcatgaaataaataatataaaagtcatgtataatataagaaaaattaCGTGGTTCTATCGTCGATAACATTTGaatcattaaataattacataataataGTAATGATAGAATATGTAGACATAATTCTagtatatatgtgtgtgtatctaatagaaaattaaattaaaatttcttatagaataaaagaaaaattatacaaCACACTGTTGCGCCATGTTATTCGTGCAACAAATCAAACGAGCGTTTGGTCATatggaaaattaaatgataaaaataataattaatagttaaaaaaatttctatcgtaactatttattaatttataaaaataacgtGACACAACGGTCGTGTGCGATAACcactctaaaaaaatattaattatgttacTCTAAGTTGCACATTCATTCTCCACCTATAAATTTGAAGGCCGAGCACAGTCATATGTTCCTACCAGTTTGACCATATTAATTGATTTGAACTTGATTAGACTTGAGCATGATGGCAGGATGTTTTGCtaaaatatgatatttataaaacaagCTTTGTTATGGGGCAATATTTTCTCATCATGTAAAAGTCTAAATTGttttaagaaaatcaaaattgtTGGATATCATGCTTTGTTATTATAGTTACTAATGTTCAAGAACATTATGTCATTGTTTTCATGTTTTAAATCTAACCATAATAGCTATATTCATAAGCACTAtacgaaataaaatttaaaattaatttaaaatttcatttttttgtttggtCGGTTAGAAATTTACCGATGAAGcacatattaattttaatttatatgtgaaGTAAAAATCATAGATAGATGACTTTTCAAGATTAAATATGAGACCATTTAGAGGTTAGAATAGAATATAGTGACTGTCTCtcttttttattctatttttatgaaGGATTAGTGAGTTTTCTGTTAAAAA
This window contains:
- the LOC126686755 gene encoding probable glucan 1,3-alpha-glucosidase, with translation MRTLHFYTILLLFLGSQTVFSWKKDEFRNCNQTPFCKRARSRKPGECSLLANDVTISDGDVTAKLIKNPPDSDQIQPLILRLSIYQGGIVRLKIDEPDSVKKRFQVPDVIVSEFESKKLWLQRITSEIIDGDATPSSVVYLSDGYEVVLRHDPFELYIREKNRNGKRLISLNSHQLFDFEQLGVKKEGDEWEESFRSHTDSRPYGPQSISFDVSFYDADIVTGIPEHATSLALKPTRGPGVEFSEPYRLFNLDVFEFLHDSPFGLYGSIPFMIGHGKSGRSSGFFWLNAAEMQIDVLGDGWDAESGISLPSSQGRIDTFWMSEAGIVDTFFFVGPGPKDVVSQYTSVTGNPSMPQLFSIAYHQCRWNYRDEEDVANVDSKFDEHDIPYDVLWLDIEHTDGKRYFTWDSVLFPHPEEMQKKLAAKGRHMVTIVDPHVKRDDSFFLHKQASEKGYYVKDSKGNDYDGWCWPGSSSYLDMVNPEIRSWWGDKFSYKEYVGSTPSLYIWNDMNEPSVFNGPEVTMPRDALHYGGAEHRELHNSYGLYFHMATADGLLKRGDGNDRPFVLSRAFFAGSQRHGAVWTGDNTADWDHLRVSVPMILTLSITGMSFSGADVGGFFGNPEPELLVRWYQLGAYYPFFRAHAHQDTKRREPWLFGDRNRELIREAIHVRYMLLPYFYTLFREANSSGIPVMRPLWMEFPSDEATFSNDEAFMVGGSLLVQGVYSERAKHASVYLPGKESWYGLHTGTAFKGGKTHKLDVSEDSVPAFQRAGTIIPRKDRYRRSSTQMINDPYTLVVALNSSQAAEGELYVDDGGSFGFLEGAYVHRRFVFSNGKLTSINLAPNRNSKYSSKCVIERIILLGYSPGKKEALIEPENRKVEIELGPLRFQAGAPSSSFATIRKPMVPIADDWTVTIL